The proteins below come from a single Microtus ochrogaster isolate Prairie Vole_2 chromosome 8, MicOch1.0, whole genome shotgun sequence genomic window:
- the Ubfd1 gene encoding ubiquitin domain-containing protein UBFD1 has product MAAAGAPDGMDTEAEAVPTEEPARPLNCVEDEAAAGAAAEDSCDARGSLQPAPAQPPGDPVAQASVSNGEDAGGGAGRELVELKIIWNKTKHDVKVPLDSTGSELKQKIHSITGLPPAMQKVMYKGLVPEDKTLREIKVTSGAKIMVVGSTINDVLAVNTPKDAAQQDAKAEENKKEPLCRQKQHRKVLDKGKPEDVMPSVKGAQERLPTVPLSGMYNKSGGKVRLTFKLEQDQLWIGTKERTEKLPMGSIKNVVSEPIEGHEDYHMMAFQLGPTEASYYWVYWVPTQYVDAIKDTVLGKWQYF; this is encoded by the exons ATGGCGGCGGCCGGAGCCCCGGATG GCATGGACACGGAGGCTGAGGCTGTGCCCACCGAGGAGCCCGCACGGCCCCTCAATTGCGTGGAGGACGAAGCAGCGGCGGGGGCGGCGGCCGAGGACTCCTGCGACGCGCGAGGCAGCCTGCAGCCGGCCCCTGCCCAGCCCCCTGGGGACCCTGTGGCTCAGGCCTCGGTCAGCAACGGCGAGGACGCAGGCGGCGGTGCGGGCAGGGAGCTGGTGGAGCTGAAGATAATTTGGAACAAGACTAAGCACGACGTGAAGGTCCCGTTGGACAGCACGGGTTCCGAGCTAAAGCAGAAAATTCACTCCATTACAG GTCTCCCACCCGCCATGCAGAAGGTCATGTATAAGGGACTTGTTCCTGAAGATAAAACGttgagagaaataaaagtgaCCAGTGGAGCCAAGATCATGGTGGTTGGCTCTACTATAAATGATGTTTTAGCAGTAAACACCCCCAAAGATGCTGCCCAGCAGGACGCCAAGGCTGAAGAGAACAAGAAGGAGCCCCTCTGTAGGCAGAAG CAACACAGGAAAGTGTTGGACAAAGGAAAGCCTGAAGATGTGATGCCATCTGTTAAGGGTGCCCAG GAGCGCCTGCCAACAGTACCCTTGTCTGGCATGTATAATAAGTCTGGAGGGAAAGTGAGACTCACCTTTAAGCTAGAGCAAGACCAGCTGTGGATCGGCACTAAAG AGCGGACTGAGAAACTGCCCATGGGCTCCATTAAAAATGTGGTTAGTGAACCTATCGAAGGACACGAAGACTACCACATGATG GCGTTTCAGTTGGGCCCCACGGAAGCCTCTTACTACTGGGTGTACTGGGTTCCAACTCAATATGTGGATGCAATCAAAGACACTGTGCTGGGCAAGTGGCAGTATTTTTGA